The following are from one region of the Pocillopora verrucosa isolate sample1 chromosome 3, ASM3666991v2, whole genome shotgun sequence genome:
- the LOC131774569 gene encoding E3 ubiquitin-protein ligase DTX3L isoform X1, which produces MDTRQGWTNMHHRCPICLDSMVKPQTIKCGHVFCQDCLSQALRILNVCPICKEPQGVVTGNQPPGQMTWSTLHSSLPGYSGCGTICIQYSFQSGIQGPEHPNPGQQYSGTHRTAYLPDNREGKEVLQLLHRAFNARLVFTVGTSITTGLSNQITWNDIHHKTSTTGGAHGFGYPDPHYLQRVKEDLAAKGIR; this is translated from the exons ATGGACACACGTCAAG GGTGGACAAACATGCATCACAGATGTCCTATATGCCTTGACAGTATGGTTAAACCCCAAACTATCAAGTGTGGTCATGTTTTTTGCCAAGATTGCTTAAGTCAAGCTTTGAGGATATTAAATGTTTGCCCCATTTGTAAGGAGCCACAAGGTGTGGTGACAGGGAATCAACCACCAGGGCAAATGACTTGGTCTACTCTGCATTCCAGTCTCCCAGGTTACTCTG GGTGTGGCACCATCTGCATACAGTATTCGTTTCAATCAGGAATTCAAGGCCCAGAGCACCCAAACCCTGGTCAGCAGTACAGTGGTACGCATCGTACTGCGTACTTGCCTGATAATCGCGAGGGTAAAGAAGTCTTGCAGCTGCTACACAGAGCTTTTAACGCACGATTGGTTTTTACTGTAGGTACCTCCATAACAACAGGACTATCCAATCAGATCACGTGGAATGATATACATCATAAGACAAGTACAACAGGGGGTGCCCACGG atttggTTATCCCGATCCACACTATCTCCAACGTGTTAAGGAAGACCTCGCCGCGAAAGGGATCCGGTGA
- the LOC131774569 gene encoding E3 ubiquitin-protein ligase DTX3L isoform X2 — translation MHHRCPICLDSMVKPQTIKCGHVFCQDCLSQALRILNVCPICKEPQGVVTGNQPPGQMTWSTLHSSLPGYSGCGTICIQYSFQSGIQGPEHPNPGQQYSGTHRTAYLPDNREGKEVLQLLHRAFNARLVFTVGTSITTGLSNQITWNDIHHKTSTTGGAHGFGYPDPHYLQRVKEDLAAKGIR, via the exons ATGCATCACAGATGTCCTATATGCCTTGACAGTATGGTTAAACCCCAAACTATCAAGTGTGGTCATGTTTTTTGCCAAGATTGCTTAAGTCAAGCTTTGAGGATATTAAATGTTTGCCCCATTTGTAAGGAGCCACAAGGTGTGGTGACAGGGAATCAACCACCAGGGCAAATGACTTGGTCTACTCTGCATTCCAGTCTCCCAGGTTACTCTG GGTGTGGCACCATCTGCATACAGTATTCGTTTCAATCAGGAATTCAAGGCCCAGAGCACCCAAACCCTGGTCAGCAGTACAGTGGTACGCATCGTACTGCGTACTTGCCTGATAATCGCGAGGGTAAAGAAGTCTTGCAGCTGCTACACAGAGCTTTTAACGCACGATTGGTTTTTACTGTAGGTACCTCCATAACAACAGGACTATCCAATCAGATCACGTGGAATGATATACATCATAAGACAAGTACAACAGGGGGTGCCCACGG atttggTTATCCCGATCCACACTATCTCCAACGTGTTAAGGAAGACCTCGCCGCGAAAGGGATCCGGTGA
- the LOC131774563 gene encoding tripartite motif-containing protein 3, giving the protein MACCESLLDAIKKELECSLCQDQFTETNQPKLLTCQHTFCKSCLQRWLRQQTGRGLSCPNCRVITECPNNNIDRLPSNLAHKRLGDILKAHGRSNKDPDLESKEQNVCKRHDILVKFYCEPCEICICSECAIMEHRDPIDHTIMSLEDGARKQRVYIESRLRDIEEDSSLLKNHIESLRERQAKYNGSIDKVAAEVRTVTEDAINVLRQHEEMMTEQLVKEKSLYDEALKNELSKLIKKLQLLSKSSRHGKEILQTNDVRKMLEVKHELNGTVAERFQNSTPLLRYPEFKYSVNTLLQDFRLGVLHVTFTEPYFSVGSGQGLAESIQGEASYFTVTTMDSSGKTTYSEIDNVTVEITSIRQGIRDIPAFVKDLKDGRYCVSYTPRVAGIFNISIKVRDDPINGSPFKLVVAPKPKQAVCKFHDVILPRKWIPQPKNREGEELNFHLVELDPVSNAQEYQEVQNQFHKTCKSKIMILKIARVQNPALYRTFTMRKQKMDEERGSNEQQLFLGIPRSKCQQINETGFCHFQNKSAPTDMYGNGLYFAKDALYPAQSSFSPPDNDGQQYMYLSRVLVGEYTVGKQGMVTPPQKNQSDSKESFDCVVDQITDPSVFVIFYEGQFYPEYLITFSR; this is encoded by the exons ATGGCTTGCTGTGAGAGCCTTTTAGATGCAATCAAGAAAGAATTGGAATGCTCCCTCTGCCAAGACCAGTTTACTGAGACCAATCAACCAAAACTTCTCACATGCCAACATACTTTCTGTAAGTCTTGTCTCCAAAGGTGGTTGCGACAACAGACCGGGAGAGGTTTGAGCTGCCCGAACTGTCGAGTAATAACCGAGTGTCCCAACAATAACATCGACCGCTTACCATCCAATCTTGCACACAAGAGACTGGGGGATATCTTGAAAGCTCATGGTCGTTCGAATAAAGATCCTGATCTCGaatcaaaagaacaaaacgTTTGTAAACGACATGACATACTCGTTAAGTTTTACTGTGAACCGTGCGAAATTTGCATTTGCTCTGAATGCGCCATTATGGAGCATCGAGATCCGATAGATCACACCATCATGTCACTTGAAGATGGAGCAAGAAAACAGAGAGTGTACATCGAAAGTAGGCTGAGAGATATTGAGGAGGATTCTTCGCTTCTGAAGAACCATATTGAGTCTTTAAGAGAGAGACAAGCGAAATACAATGGTAGCATCGATAAAGTAGCGGCAGAAGTTCGCACTGTGACGGAGGATGCTATAAATGTTCTTCGTCAACACGAAGAAATGATGACAGAGCAGTTGGTGAAAGAAAAATCGCTTTACGACGAGGCCTTGAAAAATGAGTTGTCGAAGCTCATCAAAAAATTACAGCTATTGTCTAAGAGCTCAAGACATGGTAAAGAAATCCTCCAAACAAATGACGTAAGGAAAATGTTAGAGGTAAAACATGAGCTTAATGGAACGGTTGCGGAGAGATTTCAAAATTCTACGCCACTTCTCAGATATCCGGAGTTTAAGTATTCAGTAAATACCCTGCTCCAAGACTTCCGTCTTGGTGTGCTACATGTAACCTTTACAGAACCTTATTTTTCTGTTGGATCAGGACAAGGACTAGCAGAAAGTATTCAAGGAGAGGCAAGCTACTTTACTGTCACAACTATGGATTCAAGCGGCAAAACAACCTATAGTGAAATTGATAACGTCACGGTTGAGATCACATCCATACGACAGGGAATCAGAGATATTCCTGCTTTTGTGAAAGACCTAAAAGATGGCCGTTATTGTGTATCTTACACACCAAGAGTTGCTGGAATCTTCAACATATCAATCAAAGTAAGAGACGATCCAATCAACGGAAGTCCCTTCAAGTTGGTTGTTGccccaaaaccaaaacaagctgtatgcaaatttcacg ATGTTATTTTACCAAGGAAGTGGATTCCACAACCAAAAAACCGAGAGGGTGAAGAACTTAACTTTCATCTGGTAGAGCTGGATCCTGTTAGCAATGCGCAGGAATACCAAGAAGTTCAGAATCAATTTCATAAAACatgcaaaagcaaaattatGATCTTGAAAATAGCCCGAGTCCAGAATCCAGCCCTTTACAGGACATTCACCATGCGAAAGCAAAAGATGGATGAGGAAAGAGGAAGCAATGAACAACAACTTTTCCTTGGAATCCCAAGAAGCAAATGCCAACAAATAAATGAGACTGGTTTTTGCcatttccaaaacaaa TCAGCACCAACAGACATGTATGGAAATGGCTTGTACTTTGCCAAAGATGCCCTTTACCCAGCTCAGTCCTCTTTCTCTCCACCAGACAATGATGGACAGCAATACATGTACCTCAGCAGAGTCCTGGTTGGTGAATACACGGTTGGTAAACAAGGCATGGTTACTCCTCCACAGAAGAACCAGAGTGATTCCAAAGAATCCTTTGATTGTGTGGTGGATCAGATTACTGACCCGAgcgtttttgttattttctatGAGGGGCAGTTCTACCCTGAATACTTAATCACATTTTCTAGATGA
- the LOC131774561 gene encoding uncharacterized protein, producing MASNQSHLEEMSPDDIPKSIMVSDITPGTKEEAIVIHFQQRKHGGGDVMSVKFAQDRDRALITFEEKETVETVLKEEHKIEGVVVKVDRLPCKRKVINDEIFCQVTAKFDPVWLGIPTKGAKQILEKILVAIDVSVRSDDQTFFISGTLKQVNDCHLQMKRFLNEHQEVFAQLDNLRLAAKDPFEAIEIENGGSGKVVSKAGSSEVIMVDGSPETKVIPINEVNSADQEGRVYPTIEARWFQVDPYAFRFMEKFFKEQLNEINGKFLVEITASDDGTRVILQAKQNCDPTSYNTACSEVSDLIKTVTQGMVTNELDIKGADEDSAKVLMEYIGTKYPVIIDRPQEHGPFFVYGDAASVGEARRTVKGGMSQQESYDTGLGTQEMAIAAAEMISFETSSYRSENGVCISLRYGDITAEEVDAIVNPANEFLAHAAGLAKLIVQRGGLEIQRESDTLRRKRGYQALHIGDAVHTVAGNLPCKFVIHAVGPEWVKHSHTENMKLLKRACLQSLKLASKLGLSSIAIPAISSGIFGAPIDVCAFAMLNAVEEYLRMPTVTKKENAKKKGPKESNQKHKQTDKKKKSTKPPTDTPSKTTDEEKERANPKAVLNDIRIVLIDADSMDIFQKQFIEKFGDVISDDFDYVDDEHDDDEV from the exons ATGGCTTCTAATCAATCTCATCTAGAGGAAATGAGCCCAGACGACATTCCTAAAAGCATCATGGTGTCAGATATTACTCCAGGAACCAAAGAAGAAGCCATTGTTATTCACTTTCAGCAGCGTAAACATGGCGGCGGTGATGTGATGTCGGTGAAATTCGCCCAAGATAGAGACCGGGCATTgatcacatttgaagaaaaggaaa CTGTGGAAACAGTTTTAAAGGAAGAACACAAGATTGAAGGTGTGGTGGTTAAGGTTGATCGGCTACCATGCAAAAGGAAAGTGATCAATGACGAG ATATTTTGTCAGGTTACAGCAAAATTTGATCCCGTCTGGTTGGGCATTCCAACGAAAGGGGCGAAACAGATTTTGGAGAAAATATTGGTGGCCATAGATGTGTCCGTTCGGAGCGATGACCAAACGTTTTTTATATCAGGCACCTTGAAACAAGTTAATGATTGCCACCTCCAAATGAAAAGGTTCTTAAACGAACACCAAGAAGTTTTTGCACAACTAGACAATCTTCGCTTGGCGGCCAAAGACCCTTTTGAAGCCATAGAAATCGAAAATGGAGGATCAGGAAAGGTGGTCTCAAAGGCTGGAAGCTCTGAAGTTATCATGGTCGATGGTAGTCCCGAAACGAAGGTCATCCCTATCAACGAAGTCAACAGCGCCGATCAGGAAGGACGTGTATATCCCACAATAGAGGCACGATGGTTTCAAGTAGATCCATATGCCTTCCGTTTTATGGAGAAGTTTTTTAAAGAGCAATTAAACGAAATCAATGGAAAATTTCTTGTGGAAATTACCGCTTCGGATGACGGTACTCGAGTTATACTTCAGGCGAAGCAGAACTGTGATCCTACAAGCTACAACACTGCGTGCAGTGAGGTTTCAGACCTTATTAAAACTGTCACCCAGGGTATGGTTACCAATGAGCTGGACATAAAAGGTGCAGACGAGGATTCAGCTAAAGTCTTAATGGAATACATTGGAACTAAGTACCCGGTGATCATTGACCGACCCCAAGAACACGGTCCGTTTTTTGTGTATGGTGATGCTGCATCTGTAGGAGAAGCCAGGCGAACTGTAAAAGGAGGAATGAGTCAACAGGAAAGTTATGATACTGGCCTTGGTACTCAAGAAATGGCAATAGCAGCAGCAGAAATGATTTCTTTTGAAACCTCTAGTTATCGATCAGAAAATGGTGTGTGTATCTCCCTTCGTTATGGAGACATCACCGCCGAGGAAGTAGATGCAATCGTGAACCCTGCGAACGAATTTTTGGCCCACGCAGCTGGCCTTGCAAAGCTGATCGTCCAAAGAGGTGGGCTTGAAATCCAGAGGGAATCTGACACGTTGAGGCGAAAACGCGGCTATCAAGCGTTACACATTGGAGACGCTGTGCATACAGTCGCTGGAAATCTTCCCTGTAAGTTCGTCATTCATGCCGTCGGTCCCGAGTGGGTTAAACACTCACATACAGAAAATATGAAACTTCTAAAGAGAGCGTGCCTCCAGAGTCTTAAACTGGCGTCTAAACTCGGTTTATCATCCATCGCCATACCAGCGATAAGCTCCGGTATCTTTGGTGCACCTATTGATGTGTGTGCCTTTGCCATGTTAAACGCAGTGGAGGAGTATCTTAGGATGCCGACGGTTacgaagaaagaaaatgcaaagaaaaaaggaccaaaagaaagtaatcagaaacacaaacaaacagataaaaagaaaaagtcgaCCAAGCCGCCGACAGACACGCCAAGCAAAACTACAGATGAAGAAAAGGAGCGAGCAAACCCAAAAGCCGTTCTAAACGATATTCGTATTGTCCTCATTGACGCCGACTCAATGGATATCTTCCAGAAACAGTTCATCGAAAAATTCGGTGATGTCATTAGCGATGACTTTGATTATGTCGATGATGaacatgatgatgatgaagtttAG